The following coding sequences are from one Culex quinquefasciatus strain JHB chromosome 1, VPISU_Cqui_1.0_pri_paternal, whole genome shotgun sequence window:
- the LOC119765384 gene encoding uncharacterized protein LOC119765384: MVATKSRHTIKQLHSSVKDPVPHLQKHNVIYQIQCQNCEQCYIGMTTNNLRRRMYGHQSYINALDKKLLEGYQYSDVEVQQLREKTALIEHCILHQHRFNLKQPHIIDHSYKTSALPVLEMCHITTTSNTVNRRTDTDGLSCAYANCLSMVGSSRRRPPNTNTTANLAQSPLTPLHTTPTPLPNQ; the protein is encoded by the coding sequence ATGGTCGCTACCAAATCCAGACACACAATCAAGCAGCTTCACAGCTCTGTGAAGGACCCTGTACCACACCTACAAAAACACAACGTGATCTATCAGATACAATGTCAGAACTGTGAGCAGTGCTACATTGGGATGACCACCAACAACCTGCGCCGGCGTATGTACGGACACCAGTCCTACATCAACGCCCTGGACAAGAAGCTGCTAGAAGGGTACCAATACTCGGATGTGGAGGTTCAACAGCTGCGGGAAAAGACCGCGTTGATCGAACACTGCATTCTACACCAGCACCGTTTCAATCTGAAACAACCACACATCATCGACCATAGCTACAAGACGTCCGCACTTCCCGTACTAGAGATGTGCCACATCACCACTACATCCAACACGGTCAACCGCCGTACGGACACCGATGGACTGAGCTGTGCATACGCCAACTGCCTGTCCATGGTCGGGTCCAGCAGGAGGAGACCTCCTAACACTAATACTACCGCCAACCTGGCCCAGTCCCCCCTCACACCACTACACACTACCCCAACCCCACTGCCCAACCAATAG
- the LOC6037343 gene encoding signal peptidase complex subunit 1, producing MFNIATHMDFEGQGRAERLSRLIITLFGAVGLVWGYVIQQFSQTVYILIAGVLLASILTIPPWPIYRRKALNWQKPRPEAQVTTPGSEPESSKKKKK from the exons ATGTTTAACATTGCAACGCACATG GACTTTGAGGGCCAGGGACGCGCCGAGCGTCTGTCCCGGTTGATCATCACCCTGTTCGGCGCCGTCGGACTGGTCTGGGGCTACGTGATCCAGCAGTTCTCCCAGACGGTGTACATTTTGATTGCCGGAGTGCTGCTGGCTTCGATC TTAACCATTCCGCCTTGGCCAATCTACCGCCGCAAGGCACTAAACTGGCAGAAACCCCGTCCGGAAGCTCAAGTCACAACCCCAGGATCGGAACCCGAGTCcagtaagaaaaagaaaaagtag
- the LOC6037342 gene encoding tRNA-uridine aminocarboxypropyltransferase 1 — MADAAGDPLPENPFTGMQINDTAFLQDVQGRSPCVRCNKSRKFFCYGSGCYVPVAELTGRVPFVKLPIKIDIIKHRSEIEGKSTAVHAAVLAPEDVTIFTYPDIPDYRKEEGAVLIFPTPDALTVDGLFSGESLKFKDNYGLPKGYHIGTLLKCKLNDLVAEEDSADGGGKKNHAALAYRLPVRKAVFIDSTWSQCRGIYKDERVGCLQTVVIQNRISQFWRHQKDSPRWFLATVEAIHQFVIEMHITAYGLDERYKGLQHLGYLNFPTNKVVSADRVREEGEPEPYNGQYDNLLFFFLHMYNLIHEYYEHHTLRAYRRPLFLEDKYQKKLLDQQKTEGSV, encoded by the exons ATGGCCGATGCTGCTGGCGATCCGCTACCGGAAAATCCCTTCACGGGCATGCAAATCAACGATACGGCCTTCCTGCAAGATGTACAGGGCCGCAGTCCGTGCGTCCGATGTAACAAATCGCGCAAGTTTTTCTGTTACGGAAGCGGCTGCTACGTGCCGGTGGCCGAGCTGACCGGAAGGGTGCCCTTCGTTAAG TTGCCGATCAAGATTGACATCATCAAACACAGGAGCGAAATTGAGGGGAAGTCTACGGCTGTGCATGCGGCCGTTTTGGCACCGGAGGATGTTACCATCTTTACTTATCCGGACATTCCTGATTACCGGAAGGAGGAGGGAGCGGTGCTGATATTCCCTACGCCAGACGCCCTGACGGTGGACGGATTGTTCAGTGGGGAATCGTTGAAGTTTAAGGACAACTACGGCTTGCCCAAGGGGTACCACATCGGGACTTTGCTCAAGTGCAAGTTGAACGACCTTGTAGCAGAGGAGGACAGTGCCGATGGCGGCGGGAAGAAGAACCACGCCGCGTTGGCATATCGCCTTCCGGTCCGGAAGGCCGTTTTCATTGATAGCACTTGGAGTCAATGCCGGGGAATTTACAAGGACGAGCGAGTTGGCTGCCTTCAAACGGTGGTCATTCAGAATCGGATATCGCAGTTTTGGCGCCATCAAAAAGATAGTCCGCGTTGGTTCCTGGCCACCGTTGAGGCCATTCATCAGTTTGTCATAGAAATGCACATTACTGCTTACGGATTGGACGAACGCTACAAAGGGTTGCAGCATTTGGGATATTTAAACTTCCCAACGAACAAAGTGGTTTCCGCGGACCGCGTTCGGGAAGAAGGAGAACCGGAGCCTTACAACGGCCAGTACGATAATCTACTGTTCTTCTTCCTTCACATGTATAATCTAATCCACGAATATTACGAACATCATACGTTGAGAGCCTATCGGAGGCCACTCTTTTTGGAGGACAAATACCAGAAAAAGTTGCTGGACCAGCAGAAGACAGAAGGATCCGTTTGA
- the LOC6037340 gene encoding cell division cycle 5-like protein, translated as MPRIMIKGGVWRNTEDEILKAAVMKYGKNQWSRIASLLHRKSAKQCKARWYEWLDPSIKKTEWSREEDEKLLHLAKLMPTQWRTIAPIIGRTAAQCLERYEYLLDQAQRKEDGEDGGMDDPRKLKPGEIDPNPETKPARPDPKDMDEDELEMLSEARARLANTQGKKAKRKAREKQLEEARRLAALQKRRELRAAGIGLGNRKRKLKGIDYNSEIPFEKEPQAGFYDTTDEFVVPIAADFSSLRQQNLDGELRTEKEARERKKDKEKLKQKKENDIPLAMLQNQEPAKKRSKLVLPEPQISDQELQQVVKLGRASEIAKEVASESGVETTDALLADYSITPQVQATPRTPAPVTDRILQEAQNMMALTHVDTPLKGGVNTPLVQSDFSGALPQSQVAATPNTVLATPFRSVRGPDGAATPGGFLTPASGAMVPVGATPGGATHTGATPNFVRDKLNINAEETMSVVETPAAYKNYQKQLKSSLKEGLSLLPAPRNDYEIVVPDNETDETADDGSGAEPMVADQADVDAQRKKAKRAQEAKELALRSQVIQRELPRPLDINMTVLRPPNEMQGLTELQRAEELVKQEMVKMLNYDAVRNPVVNPQAPPTKKNPLSAHLSYLEQHPYEDIEESDLDQAKELLREEMGVVKTGMAHGDLSLESYTQVWTECLSQVLYLPSQNRYTRANLASKKDRIESAEKRLEINRKHMAKEAKRCGKIEKKLKILTGGYQARAQALIKQYQETNEQIEQNNLALSTFKFLAAQEDLAIPKRMESLTEDVMRQTEREKTLQKRYAALTEEFRDLFREESRQPQPVETSRQNGRGVDVQERLQEEQESESEKEEEEEEQQVEAVGEEAVAENDEGPGDSEDKDVQEEDQQPEQNEPAVAEEADAMDCQEDGDGQQEQEDASQQAE; from the exons ATGCCTCGAATTATGATAAAAGGCGGTGTCTGGCGCAACACCGAG GATGAAATCCTCAAAGCAGCCGTCATGAAATATGGCAAGAACCAGTGGTCCAGAATTGCCTCGCTGCTGCACCGAAAGTCCGCCAAGCAGTGCAAGGCGCGCTGGTACGAATGGCTCGATCCGAGCATCAAGAAGACGGAATGGTCCCGCGAAGAGGACGAGAAGTTGCTCCATCTGGCCAAGCTGATGCCGACTCAGTGGCGGACAATCGCGCCGATTATTGGCCGTACGGCGGCGCAATGCTTGGAGCGGTACGAGTACCTGCTGGATCAAGCCCAGCGCAAGGAGGACGGCGAGGATGGGGGGATGGACGACCCGAGGAAGCTGAAGCCGGGCGAGATTGATCCGAATCCGGAGACGAAGCCGGCGCGGCCCGATCCGAAGGACATGGACGAGGACGAGCTGGAGATGCTGTCGGAGGCGCGTGCCCGTTTGGCAAATACGCAGGGCAAGAAGGCGAAGAGGAAGGCGCGCGAGAAGCAGCTGGAGGAGGCACGCCGATTGGCCGCGCTACAGAAGCGGAGGGAGTTGCGGGCGGCCGGCATCGGGTTGGGTAACAGGAAGCGCAAGTTGAAGGGCATTGATTACAACTCGGAGATTCCGTTTGAGAAGGAGCCACAGGCTGGGTTCTACGACACGACTGACGAGTTTGTCGTTCCGATTGCGGCGGATTTCTCCAGCTTGAGACAGCAGAATTTGGACGGTGAGTTGCGCACGGAGAAGGAGGCGAGAGAGCGCAAGAAGGACAAGGAAAAGCTCAAGCAGAAGAAGGAAAATGACATCCCGTTGGCGATGCTGCAGAATCAGGAACCGGCGAAGAAGCGGTCCAAGTTGGTGCTGCCGGAGCCGCAGATTTCCGACCAAGAGTTGCAGCAGGTTGTAAAGTTGGGACGGGCCAGTGAGATCGCCAAGGAGGTTGCGTCAGAGTCGGGTGTGGAGACGACCGATGCTTTGCTGGCGGATTACAGCATTACGCCGCAGGTGCAGGCCACTCCCAGAACTCCGGCACCCGTTACGGATCGAATTTTGCAGGAGGCACAAAACATGATGgctctcacccacgtggatactcCGCTTAAGGGTGGAGTCAACACTCCGCTCGTTCAGTCGGACTTTTCTGGGGCTCTTCCGCAGAGCCAAGTGGCCGCCACGCCGAACACGGTTCTGGCGACGCCATTCCGTTCCGTTCGAGGACCCGACGGTGCGGCCACTCCGGGTGGTTTCCTTACGCCAGCATCCGGTGCAATGGTGCCGGTCGGAGCAACTCCTGGCGGTGCCACCCACACGGGAGCCACGCCAAACTTTGTCCGGGACAAGCTGAACATCAACGCCGAAGAGACGATGTCGGTGGTGGAAACTCCCGCCGCTTACAAAAACTACCAGAAACAGCTGAAATCATCGCTGAAGGAAGGACTGTCCTTGCTGCCGGCGCCCCGCAACGATTACGAAATCGTTGTACCGGACAATGAAACTGACGAAACCGCCGACGACGGGTCGGGCGCCGAACCGATGGTGGCTGACCAGGCCGATGTCGACGCTCAGCGTAAGAAGGCAAAACGTGCCCAAGAAGCGAAGGAACTAGCGCTCCGTTCGCAGGTCATCCAGCGTGAACTGCCGCGTCCCCTGGATATCAACATGACCGTGCTTCGTCCCCCGAATGAAATGCAAGGTCTAACCGAGCTGCAGCGCGCCGAGGAACTCGTCAAGCAGGAAATGGTCAAAATGCTCAACTACGACGCAGTTCGAAACCCGGTGGTCAATCCGCAAGCCCCGCCCACCAAGAAGAACCCGCTGTCCGCCCATCTGTCCTACCTGGAGCAGCATCCGTACGAAGACATTGAAGAAAGCGATCTCGATCAGGCCAAAGAACTGCTGCGCGAAGAAATGGGCGTCGTCAAAACCGGCATGGCCCACGGCGACCTCTCGCTCGAATCGTACACCCAAGTCTGGACCGAGTGTCTCTCGCAGGTGCTCTACCTGCCCTCCCAAAATCGCTACACCCGCGCCAATCTGGCCAGCAAGAAAGACCGCATCGAATCCGCCGAAAAGCGGCTGGAAATCAATCGCAAACACATGGCCAAAGAGGCCAAACGGTGCGGCAAGATCGAAAAGAAGCTTAAAATCCTGACCGGAGGCTACCAGGCCCGTGCCCAAGCCCTCATCAAGCAGTACCAGGAAACCAACGAGCAAATCGAGCAGAACAATCTGGCCCTGTCCACGTTCAAGTTCCTCGCCGCCCAGGAGGACCTCGCCATTCCGAAGCGCATGGAATCGCTCACGGAGGACGTGATGCGGCAAACCGAGCGCGAGAAGACTCTCCAGAAGCGATACGCCGCGCTGACCGAAGAGTTTAGGGATCTGTTCCGGGAGGAGTCGCGACAGCCGCAACCGGTGGAAACAAGCCGTCAGAACGGACGAGGGGTGGACGTGCAGGAACGGCTCCAGGAAGAACAGGAGAGCGAGAGTgaaaaggaggaggaggaggaagagcaGCAGGTTGAAGCTGTGGGTGAGGAAGCGGTGGCGGAGAATGACGAAGGTCCGGGAGATTCAGAAGACAAAGACGTGCAAGAAGAGGATCAGCAGCCTGAACAGAATGAACCAGCGGTCGCGGAAGAAGCTGATGCCATGGACTGTCAGGAGGACGGAGATGGTCAGCAAGAACAAGAAGACGCATCGCAACAGGCGGAATAG
- the LOC6037339 gene encoding succinate--CoA ligase [GDP-forming] subunit beta, mitochondrial — MTSLAQLSRVYPKLLAVRKAAVVASRQLNLLEYQSKKLLEQSGVAIQAFRVLEGRKDEDVLKDFNVNEYVVKAQILAGGRGKGHFDNGFKGGVHITKDRSKVIPLVEKMVGAKLITKQTPKDGILVKSVMVADSINIVRETYLSIVMDREHNGPVLIASPAGGMDIEAVAEETPEKIKTVPISILAGISRAQAEDVARFLEFKGPLVQTAATEIEKLYSLFQKVDCTQIEINPLAETDDGRVISVDAKLNFDDNAEFRQKDIFAMEVHEDTDPKEIEASKYNLNYIAMEGNIGCLVNGAGLAMATMDIIKLNGGAPANFLDVGGNVKEDQVLKAFQILTSDQNVKAILVNVFGGIVNCATIANGIVNATKVIGLRVPLVVRLEGTNVNAAKKILQESGLKIESAQDLDEAAKKAVQAIS, encoded by the exons ATGACGTCACTTGCCCAGCTGTCCCGCGTCTACCCGAAGCTGTTGGCCGTTCGTAAGGCGGCGGTGGTCGCATCCCGCCAGCTGAACCTGCTCGAGTACCAGAGCAAGAAGCTGCTGGAGCAGAGCGGTGTGGCCATCCAGGCGTTCCGGGTGCTCGAGGGCCGCAAGGACGAGGACGTGCTAAAGGATTTCA ACGTCAACGAGTACGTGGTGAAGGCGCAGATTCTCGCCGGCGGCCGAGGCAAAGGTCATTTCGATAATGGCTTCAAGGGAGGCGTGCACATCACGAAAGA TCGTTCCAAGGTGATCCCACTGGTGGAGAAGATGGTCGGCGCCAAACTAATCACCAAGCAAACCCCCAAGGATGGAATCCTCGTCAAATCGGTAATGGTCGCGGACAGCATAAACATCGTACGGGAAACTTACCTGTCGATTGTTATGGATCGCGAGCACAATGGACCAGTATTGATCGCCTCGCCGGCCGGCGGTATGGACATCGAAGCGGTGGCCGAGGAAACGCCGGAGAAAATCAAAACCGTCCCCATCTCGATCCTCGCGGGCATCAGCCGTGCCCAGGCCGAAGACGTGGCGCGCTTTCTAGAGTTCAAGGGACCCCTGGTACAGACGGCAGCCACGGAAATCGAAAAGCTCTACTCGCTCTTTCAGAAGGTAGACTGCACCCAAATAGAAATCAACCCGCTAGCGGAAACGGACGACGGTCGGGTGATCTCGGTCGACGCAAAACTCAACTTTGACGACAACGCCGAGTTCCGGCAAAAGGACATCTTTGCGATGGAAGTGCACGAGGACACAGACCCCAAGGAAATCGAAGCCAGTAAATATAACCTAAACTACATAGCCATGGAGGGCAATATCGGCTGTCTGGTCAACGGTGCAGGCCTGGCGATGGCCACGATGGACATCATCAAGCTGAATGGAGGCGCGCCCGCAAACTTCCTCGACGTCGGCGGAAACGTCAAAGAAGACCAAGTCCTGAAAGCCTTCCAGATCCTCACCTCGGACCAGAACGTGAAGGCCATCCTGGTAAACGTTTTCGGAGGCATCGTAAACTGTGCTACCATCGCGAACGGAATCGTGAACGCCACCAAGGTCATCGGGCTGCGGGTTCCGCTGGTGGTGCGGCTCGAAGGAACGAACGTGAACGCCGCGAAGAAGATACTGCAAGAGTCGGGGCTTAAGATTGAATCCGCCCAGGACTTGGACGAAGCGGCCAAGAAGGCGGTGCAAGCGATTAGTTAG